A genome region from Akkermansiaceae bacterium includes the following:
- a CDS encoding SLC13 family permease has product MPQDTQMIVTFVVLAAVFVTFAKEWLPNDLVALGGMAVLLLTGIIDEKDLTEVFGNPAPMTIGAMFIIGGALTRTGVIDWIALHFERMAGRSLPRAMLILALIVVPLSAFMNNTPVVIVFLPVLLAFARSTGLKASKLLIPLSFLSILGGTITLIGTSTNLLVSGLSAKQGRPPFGIFEISALGIAFALVGTAYIVLIGRHFLPDRDTVSSLLDAEDTRKFSSAVEIPTDSPLIGERLIAHPLFSKQNSTIVYEVIRQGRRVEDIPLDAITLGERDVLWFRATSKQLAEMQAAPGVRMIHRKSGGDAGGEEIKTVEAIIGPRSPLIGKSIKESNIRRRYGIVVAAVHRKGINIAEGYRDMRLAFGDTLLMEGPVQNIVKLNEEGSFLSLNETMILPALRSRMAVAVSVLAAVVLSAAFGILSITSAALIGAVLVVLTGCVEIRNAYKSIEWDVLFMIYGMLGMGLAMQKTGGAAWIAAAVVGSMESLGPLAILAGIYLLTIILTELVTNNAVAILMTPIAISVALSLDVSPRPFLVAVMFAASASFITPIGYQTNTYVYGAGGYRFSDFMKVGLPLSLLLWGTAMILIPRIWPF; this is encoded by the coding sequence ATGCCGCAGGACACCCAGATGATCGTAACCTTCGTTGTCCTTGCTGCGGTTTTCGTGACCTTTGCCAAGGAATGGCTTCCCAACGATCTCGTCGCGCTTGGCGGGATGGCCGTGCTTCTTCTAACAGGTATCATTGATGAAAAGGATCTCACGGAGGTTTTCGGAAACCCCGCGCCGATGACGATCGGCGCGATGTTCATCATCGGCGGGGCGTTGACGCGGACGGGGGTGATCGACTGGATCGCGCTGCACTTTGAGAGGATGGCGGGCAGGTCCCTGCCGCGCGCCATGCTGATCCTGGCGCTCATCGTCGTGCCGCTTTCGGCATTCATGAACAACACGCCGGTGGTCATCGTTTTCCTGCCGGTGCTGCTGGCCTTCGCCAGGAGCACCGGCCTGAAGGCGAGCAAGCTGCTCATCCCGCTCTCTTTCCTCAGCATACTCGGCGGGACGATCACGCTGATCGGGACATCGACGAACCTTCTCGTCTCCGGGCTTTCCGCAAAGCAGGGCCGTCCGCCGTTCGGCATTTTCGAGATCAGCGCGCTGGGCATCGCCTTTGCCTTGGTGGGGACGGCATACATCGTGCTCATCGGGCGACATTTCCTGCCGGACAGGGATACCGTCAGCAGCCTGCTCGATGCGGAGGATACCCGGAAATTTTCCAGCGCCGTGGAAATCCCCACTGATTCGCCTCTGATCGGGGAGCGGCTGATCGCCCATCCGCTTTTCTCCAAGCAAAACAGCACCATCGTCTATGAGGTCATCCGCCAGGGGCGCAGGGTGGAAGACATCCCGCTGGATGCAATCACGCTGGGGGAGCGGGATGTCCTGTGGTTCCGCGCCACCTCGAAGCAGCTTGCCGAGATGCAGGCGGCACCCGGGGTGAGGATGATACACCGCAAGAGCGGCGGCGATGCCGGCGGCGAGGAAATCAAGACCGTGGAGGCGATCATCGGGCCGCGCAGCCCGCTGATCGGCAAGAGCATCAAGGAGTCCAACATCCGGAGGCGCTACGGGATCGTCGTCGCCGCCGTGCACCGCAAGGGCATCAACATCGCGGAAGGCTACCGCGACATGCGCCTGGCCTTCGGCGACACCTTGCTGATGGAGGGGCCGGTGCAGAACATCGTGAAACTCAACGAGGAGGGGAGCTTCCTGAGCCTCAACGAAACGATGATCCTGCCCGCGCTGAGATCGCGGATGGCGGTCGCGGTATCGGTGCTCGCGGCGGTCGTCCTTTCCGCGGCATTCGGCATCCTCTCCATCACCAGCGCGGCTCTCATCGGCGCGGTGCTCGTCGTCCTCACCGGCTGCGTGGAGATCCGCAACGCCTACAAATCCATCGAGTGGGATGTGCTTTTCATGATCTACGGAATGCTCGGCATGGGGCTGGCCATGCAGAAAACCGGCGGTGCCGCGTGGATCGCGGCCGCAGTCGTCGGCTCCATGGAAAGCCTCGGGCCGCTGGCCATCCTGGCCGGGATCTACCTGCTCACGATCATCCTGACGGAACTCGTCACCAACAACGCCGTGGCGATCCTGATGACGCCCATCGCGATCTCCGTGGCGCTCTCGCTGGATGTGAGCCCGCGCCCGTTTCTCGTGGCGGTGATGTTCGCTGCGAGCGCGAGTTTCATCACGCCCATCGGCTACCAGACGAACACCTACGTCTATGGCGCGGGCGGCTACAGGTTCTCGGATTTCATGAAGGTCGGCCTGCCGCTGAGCCTTCTCCTTTGGGGGACGGCGATGATACTGATCCCGAGGATCTGGCCGTTCTGA
- a CDS encoding sodium-coupled transporter produces MPQDIQMIVTFVVLATVFVAFAKEWLPNDLVALGGMALLLLAGILDEGDLGEVFSNPAPMTIGAMFILGSALTRTGVIDWIAHHFGNLAGDSLTRAIVVLALIVIPLSAFMNNTPVVIVFLPVLLAFSRKTGLKASKLLIPLSFLSILGGTMTLIGTSTNLLVSGLSAKLGQPAFGIFEISGLGLAYAAVGVIYMRFIGLRLLPERDTVSSLLDAEDTRKFSSAAEISVDSPLAGQRLTECQPFSEGKRTIVYEVIRGGRRVEDIPLDAITLEERDIVWFCANSVQLAEIRGSKGLRMIHRKSDGELQGEEVKTVEAIIGPQSRLVGKSIRESNIRRSYGIMVVAVHRKGVNIEEGYQDVRLAFGDTILLEGSVGNIARLRQEGSFLSLNETLIQPKLKSKMTIAVSILAAVVVASAFGLLSITSAAVIGAVLVVLSGCVELRNAYKAIEWDVLFLIYGMLGMGLAMQNTGGAEWIAMGVVGVMHGLGPLVVLAAIYLLASILTELVTNNAVAILMTPVSITIAESMGVDPRPFLVAIMFGASASFITPIGYQTNTYVYGAGGYRFADFPKVGIPLNIVLMVAAMILIPWIWPFR; encoded by the coding sequence ATGCCGCAGGACATCCAGATGATCGTCACTTTCGTCGTGCTTGCAACGGTCTTCGTTGCCTTCGCGAAGGAATGGCTGCCCAATGACCTGGTGGCGCTGGGCGGCATGGCGCTGCTGCTCCTGGCAGGTATCCTCGACGAGGGCGATCTGGGCGAGGTCTTCAGCAATCCCGCACCGATGACGATAGGGGCGATGTTCATCCTCGGCTCCGCGCTGACCCGCACGGGGGTGATCGATTGGATCGCGCACCATTTCGGGAATCTTGCCGGGGACTCCCTGACGCGGGCGATCGTGGTGCTGGCGCTCATCGTGATCCCGCTTTCCGCGTTCATGAACAACACGCCGGTGGTCATCGTTTTCCTGCCGGTTCTGCTCGCGTTTTCCCGGAAAACCGGGCTCAAGGCGAGCAAGCTGCTCATCCCGCTCTCGTTTCTCAGCATTCTCGGCGGCACGATGACTCTCATCGGCACCTCCACGAACCTGCTCGTGTCCGGCCTTTCCGCAAAGCTCGGTCAACCGGCCTTCGGAATTTTCGAAATCAGCGGCCTGGGCCTTGCCTATGCAGCCGTCGGCGTGATCTACATGCGTTTCATCGGCCTTCGGCTGCTGCCGGAGCGCGATACGGTGAGCAGCCTTCTGGATGCGGAGGATACGAGGAAATTCTCCAGCGCGGCGGAGATCTCCGTGGACTCGCCGCTGGCGGGGCAGCGCCTGACGGAATGCCAGCCATTCAGCGAGGGCAAGCGCACCATCGTCTATGAGGTCATACGGGGCGGGCGCAGGGTGGAAGACATCCCGCTGGACGCGATCACGCTGGAGGAGCGGGACATCGTATGGTTCTGTGCGAACTCGGTGCAGCTTGCGGAGATCCGGGGAAGCAAGGGTCTGCGAATGATACACCGGAAAAGCGACGGGGAACTGCAGGGTGAGGAAGTGAAGACCGTCGAGGCGATCATCGGGCCGCAGAGCCGCCTGGTGGGAAAGAGCATCCGCGAATCGAACATCAGGCGGAGCTACGGGATCATGGTGGTGGCTGTCCACAGAAAGGGCGTGAACATCGAGGAGGGCTACCAGGATGTGCGGCTCGCTTTTGGTGACACCATCCTGTTAGAGGGTTCGGTCGGGAACATCGCCCGGCTGCGGCAGGAGGGCAGTTTCCTGAGCCTCAACGAGACCCTGATCCAGCCGAAGCTGAAATCGAAAATGACCATCGCGGTGTCGATCCTTGCTGCGGTGGTGGTCGCCTCCGCCTTCGGTTTGCTATCCATCACCAGCGCGGCGGTGATAGGGGCGGTGCTGGTGGTTCTCAGCGGCTGCGTGGAACTCAGGAACGCCTACAAGGCGATCGAGTGGGATGTCCTTTTCCTGATCTACGGCATGCTGGGCATGGGCCTGGCGATGCAGAACACCGGCGGGGCGGAGTGGATCGCCATGGGTGTGGTCGGCGTCATGCACGGCCTGGGGCCGTTGGTGGTGCTGGCTGCGATCTACCTGCTCGCCTCCATCCTGACGGAGCTGGTGACCAACAACGCGGTGGCGATCCTGATGACCCCGGTTTCCATCACCATCGCGGAGTCCATGGGAGTCGATCCGCGCCCCTTCCTGGTGGCGATCATGTTCGGGGCGAGCGCGAGTTTCATCACCCCCATCGGCTACCAGACGAACACCTACGTCTATGGTGCGGGCGGATACCGCTTTGCGGATTTCCCAAAGGTGGGCATCCCGCTCAACATCGTCCTGATGGTGGCCGCGATGATCCTCATCCCCTGGATCTGGCCGTTCCGCTAG
- a CDS encoding LacI family DNA-binding transcriptional regulator: MAGLRLLTAAEQVAAHLREELISGKLSGTMPGVLRLESRLGVNRNTLEAGLKLLEEEGLLVPQGTGRRRRISIPADMKQPSLRIAILVGEAADRRLDYMVELQHELSDAGHSSFHTTHSMDVLKMDVKRIARMVRETEADAWVVMAGSLGVLQWFCKEELPVFAIFGRRRGLPIAGAGPDTTPAFAAATRELIGLGHRRIVLLTRALRRIPAPVPGSPENAFLAELKAHGIPSGDYNLPDWEETVAGLHARLESLFKTSPPTALITDEAPFFLAALQFLSGRRLMVPEDVSLMCTDASPEFRWCQPPVSHISWDTRPLVSQVVRWAKNVGRGKKDIRQTNTPAIFLRGGTIGPARG; the protein is encoded by the coding sequence ATGGCCGGATTGCGATTGCTTACCGCCGCAGAGCAGGTCGCGGCGCATCTGCGGGAGGAGCTGATCAGCGGCAAGCTGAGCGGGACGATGCCCGGTGTCCTCAGGCTGGAGTCCAGGCTGGGGGTGAACCGCAACACCCTGGAGGCGGGGCTGAAGCTGCTGGAGGAGGAGGGGCTGCTGGTTCCGCAAGGCACAGGGCGGCGGCGCCGCATCAGCATACCCGCCGATATGAAACAGCCGTCCCTGCGCATTGCGATCCTGGTGGGCGAGGCTGCGGATCGCAGGCTGGACTACATGGTGGAGCTTCAGCACGAGCTTTCCGATGCGGGGCACAGCTCCTTCCACACCACGCATTCCATGGACGTGCTGAAAATGGATGTGAAGCGCATCGCCCGGATGGTTCGCGAGACCGAGGCGGATGCTTGGGTGGTGATGGCCGGCTCGCTCGGGGTGCTGCAGTGGTTCTGCAAGGAGGAGCTGCCGGTCTTCGCAATCTTCGGGCGGCGGCGCGGGCTGCCCATCGCAGGGGCAGGGCCGGACACGACGCCGGCCTTTGCGGCAGCCACGCGGGAGCTGATCGGCCTCGGCCACAGGCGCATCGTGCTTCTGACCCGCGCGCTGAGGCGGATCCCCGCGCCAGTCCCGGGATCGCCCGAAAACGCCTTTCTCGCGGAGCTGAAAGCCCACGGGATCCCATCCGGCGACTACAACCTGCCCGACTGGGAGGAAACGGTGGCCGGGCTTCATGCGCGGCTCGAATCGCTTTTCAAAACAAGCCCGCCGACTGCGCTCATCACCGATGAGGCGCCGTTTTTCCTCGCCGCCCTGCAGTTCCTCTCAGGCCGTCGCCTCATGGTGCCGGAGGACGTCTCGCTGATGTGCACGGACGCCAGCCCCGAATTCCGCTGGTGCCAGCCTCCCGTTTCCCACATCAGCTGGGACACCCGACCGCTTGTGAGCCAGGTGGTGCGCTGGGCGAAGAACGTCGGACGGGGGAAAAAGGACATCCGCCAGACAAACACCCCGGCGATATTCCTGCGCGGCGGCACGATAGGCCCGGCGAGGGGATAG
- a CDS encoding autotransporter-associated beta strand repeat-containing protein: protein MKTTLKLRSFLLACGSLLLANSVSAQLTWDANAAGALQTDGGGTWTNANQWWDGAANVNWTDGNNAIFGNGGAGGAVNVGTVSAGTVLLDNFSGTYTLQNGTLTQSGGFSVGPNAGRVTLGSGMTLTGTGGLSVNGTTLQTNQATLSYTGTTSVTGNGILLSFNNLPAGNVTLNNGKLSDYYRSTTIFANGLGTGASQIQMYGASGFGGGNGGSNFRIGANNSVLTWGALGEGTATGFFNPSVLAMRSTADNNGPSIYGQVTLQNKLDLNGGARTIDVFRSGANIYSSSATIAAGIQDTGGTGGLTKTGEGTLFLGAASTWGGSTNVSAGYLDFGATNLANIGGGTGRNITIGDGAAVRFGTMNNASLSRVVQNSNNMTFIIATSSTDYDFSSGGAGAYLPNAYLSNYAGNGAKAEYSGTVTPADNTYRFGSVLQSGLLGIRSTLADDGSNSRSLHVNGRVDLVAANTFSGETVLDDNSKLVIGNNLALQNSALNVGTTSTGRFSLAAGTATGKITGETAAPSPTLGGLTGSRNLFSVFNAGSNGNNESNLAAAAVTGFTLNVGTGKTHTYSGAIGGFGTGGIISGGSAGTLGDSTLTKTGDGIQILSGTSTYTGATNVDGGTLVINGSISTSSLTTVASGATIGGSGTVGALTVQTGGFISPGNSPGTLNTGNYTQLGLYTADITGLTPGTQHDQINVTGSVDITGGSLSAAFTGGSYALNDMIFLLLNDGGDAITGTYSGFSQGAVVTAFGGFDWQISYVADSVGSSFTGGNDIALMAVAIPEPSAALLGALGAMLLLRRRR from the coding sequence ATGAAAACCACATTGAAACTCCGCTCCTTCCTCCTCGCCTGCGGCTCGCTGCTGCTTGCGAACTCAGTCTCCGCCCAGCTCACCTGGGACGCCAACGCTGCCGGTGCCCTCCAGACCGACGGCGGCGGCACTTGGACCAACGCCAACCAATGGTGGGACGGTGCAGCGAACGTCAACTGGACGGACGGTAACAACGCCATTTTCGGCAACGGTGGGGCGGGCGGCGCTGTAAATGTCGGCACTGTTAGCGCAGGTACTGTCCTGCTTGATAATTTCTCGGGCACCTACACGCTGCAAAACGGCACCCTCACCCAGAGCGGAGGCTTCTCCGTCGGGCCCAACGCCGGCCGGGTCACCTTGGGATCAGGCATGACTCTCACGGGAACAGGAGGCCTCAGCGTCAATGGGACAACTCTTCAAACCAACCAAGCCACTCTGAGCTACACCGGAACAACCAGCGTCACCGGGAACGGGATCCTGCTGTCCTTCAACAATCTGCCGGCCGGCAACGTGACGCTGAACAACGGCAAGCTCTCCGACTACTACCGCTCGACCACGATCTTTGCCAACGGCTTGGGAACAGGAGCCAGTCAGATCCAGATGTACGGCGCCAGCGGCTTCGGCGGCGGCAACGGCGGTTCCAACTTCCGCATCGGCGCGAACAACTCCGTGCTGACATGGGGCGCGCTTGGCGAAGGCACTGCCACCGGATTCTTCAATCCGAGCGTGCTGGCCATGCGCTCGACCGCCGACAACAACGGGCCCAGCATCTACGGCCAGGTGACGCTCCAGAACAAATTGGACCTGAACGGCGGCGCGCGGACGATCGATGTGTTTCGGTCCGGTGCCAATATATACTCTTCTTCGGCAACGATTGCCGCCGGCATTCAGGACACCGGTGGAACCGGCGGCCTCACCAAGACCGGCGAGGGCACACTGTTCCTCGGGGCAGCCAGCACTTGGGGTGGCAGCACCAATGTGAGCGCCGGCTACCTCGATTTTGGAGCCACTAATCTCGCCAACATAGGCGGCGGAACAGGCCGCAACATAACCATCGGTGACGGGGCAGCCGTGAGGTTCGGAACCATGAACAACGCGAGCTTGAGCCGCGTCGTGCAAAACAGCAATAACATGACGTTCATAATCGCTACCTCCTCCACTGATTACGACTTCAGCAGCGGTGGGGCTGGGGCCTACCTTCCCAACGCATACCTCAGCAACTATGCAGGCAACGGCGCGAAGGCCGAATACAGCGGGACGGTGACGCCTGCGGACAACACCTACAGATTCGGCTCAGTATTGCAGAGCGGTTTGCTTGGCATCCGCAGCACTCTCGCAGATGATGGTTCGAACTCCAGATCCTTGCATGTCAACGGCCGCGTCGACTTGGTCGCAGCAAACACTTTCTCCGGTGAGACTGTTCTCGACGATAATTCGAAGCTCGTAATCGGCAACAACCTCGCGCTTCAAAACAGCGCCCTGAATGTGGGGACAACTTCCACAGGAAGGTTCTCCCTCGCTGCCGGCACGGCAACCGGCAAGATCACCGGCGAGACAGCGGCACCATCGCCAACGCTCGGCGGGCTCACTGGCTCACGCAATCTCTTCTCTGTGTTCAATGCTGGCAGTAACGGCAACAATGAATCCAACCTTGCCGCAGCTGCCGTCACTGGCTTCACCCTCAATGTCGGCACCGGAAAAACACACACGTATTCCGGAGCCATTGGCGGCTTCGGCACCGGTGGCATTATCTCAGGCGGCTCAGCAGGCACATTGGGCGACTCCACCCTCACCAAGACCGGCGACGGAATCCAGATCCTCAGCGGCACCAGCACCTACACTGGTGCGACTAACGTCGATGGCGGAACCCTGGTCATCAACGGCAGCATCTCCACCAGCTCCCTCACCACCGTGGCCTCCGGCGCGACGATAGGCGGATCGGGGACTGTCGGTGCGCTCACCGTGCAAACCGGCGGCTTCATCAGCCCCGGCAACAGCCCAGGCACCCTGAATACGGGCAACTACACGCAGCTCGGCCTCTACACCGCTGACATCACCGGCCTCACCCCAGGCACTCAGCACGACCAGATCAACGTCACCGGTTCGGTGGACATCACCGGCGGCAGCCTGTCGGCGGCGTTCACCGGCGGCAGCTACGCCCTGAATGACATGATCTTCCTCCTGCTCAACGACGGCGGCGATGCCATCACCGGAACCTACTCGGGCTTCAGCCAGGGAGCCGTGGTCACCGCCTTCGGCGGCTTTGACTGGCAGATCAGCTACGTCGCGGATTCGGTTGGCAGCAGCTTCACCGGCGGCAACGACATCGCCCTGATGGCAGTCGCCATCCCAGAGCCATCCGCAGCCCTGCTCGGTGCTCTCGGAGCCATGCTCCTCCTGCGCCGCCGCAGGTAA
- a CDS encoding substrate-binding domain-containing protein: protein MPKIRLLSAVEQVAAILREEMLRGQWSGLMPGVDTLAVELGVSRKTTEAALRLLEKEGLLVGQGPRRKRRIEIKPGTAPPALRIAILADETATRRPRYIVEAMHELVEAGHTASFAPGNMAELGKNPKRIARMVGKTEADAWVVMSGPRDVLEWFSEQGKPTLAVFGRHRGLPIAGVEPDKEACYTTAARELISLGHSRIVLLARRMRRFPEPGEPEQAFLRELDAHGISSGTYNLPDWVESVDGFHARLDSLFRITPPTALIVDEAPLFSAVQQFLSQRKILIPQDVSLVCTDADATFAWCKPSIAHMRWETQPLVGRITKWAARIARGKKDIRQSVIPAKFVTGGTMGRAKG from the coding sequence ATGCCGAAGATCCGCCTCCTTTCCGCCGTCGAGCAGGTCGCGGCGATTCTCCGCGAGGAAATGCTGCGCGGGCAATGGAGCGGGCTCATGCCGGGGGTGGACACGCTCGCGGTGGAGCTGGGTGTCAGCCGCAAGACCACTGAGGCAGCGCTGCGGCTGCTTGAGAAGGAAGGTTTGCTTGTGGGGCAGGGGCCGCGCCGCAAGCGCCGGATCGAGATCAAGCCGGGCACCGCGCCCCCCGCACTCCGGATCGCGATCCTTGCCGACGAGACGGCGACCCGGCGGCCGAGATACATCGTCGAGGCGATGCACGAACTGGTGGAGGCGGGGCACACCGCAAGCTTTGCCCCGGGAAACATGGCCGAGCTCGGGAAAAATCCGAAAAGGATCGCCCGGATGGTTGGGAAAACCGAGGCCGATGCGTGGGTGGTGATGTCCGGCCCGCGGGATGTGTTGGAGTGGTTTTCCGAGCAGGGGAAGCCGACCCTCGCCGTCTTCGGGCGGCATCGCGGCCTTCCGATCGCCGGCGTCGAGCCGGACAAGGAGGCCTGCTACACCACCGCGGCAAGGGAGCTCATTTCCCTTGGTCACAGTCGCATCGTGCTGCTCGCCCGCCGCATGCGGCGCTTTCCGGAGCCGGGCGAGCCGGAGCAGGCTTTTCTCAGGGAGCTGGATGCCCATGGGATCAGCTCCGGCACCTACAACCTGCCCGACTGGGTTGAAAGCGTGGATGGCTTCCACGCCCGTCTCGACTCGCTTTTCCGCATCACCCCGCCCACGGCGCTCATCGTCGACGAAGCGCCGCTATTTTCCGCCGTCCAGCAGTTTCTCTCACAGAGGAAAATCCTCATCCCTCAGGATGTCTCGCTGGTCTGCACGGATGCCGACGCCACCTTCGCCTGGTGCAAGCCGTCCATCGCCCACATGCGCTGGGAGACCCAACCGCTGGTCGGCAGGATCACCAAATGGGCGGCCAGGATCGCACGGGGAAAGAAGGACATCCGCCAGTCGGTGATTCCCGCGAAATTTGTCACCGGCGGCACCATGGGCAGGGCGAAGGGGTAG